GCGTGTCTGCCGGTTTACGGTATGAATGTACATTAATACATTAAATGAAGATGAAAAGAATAGTTGGCATAATATGTATTTTTCTCTGTGGAGGGATTTCATTACATGCGCAGTCCGTCCGTGTGACCGGAGCTTTGAAGGAACTGGAGATGGAGAATATCTCTGTTGTAGAGAAAAGTGACACGATAACTGCGGCTTTTGAGACTTCTGTATATAGAGGAGCTTATAATGGAATCGGTATTGCCATACGTCATTTGATTGTCATGCCGGAAGTACAGACTTTGCAGTTGGTTATATTGGATAATGCAATCCCTCAATTATGCATAACTCTTCCTGCAGAACTGATTGAAAAGTATCAGTCCGGTGAATGTACGTTGGATGAAGTGTATCGTGATATGGGAATGACAACCTCTACCGGAACTGCCATGCATCACTTGAAAGGTGCGAAACGGGAAGACAGTACTTTCGGCAAAGTGGATTTGGTGTTATATCCCGGTGTGATGCTGGTCAATAATGTAACTTATAAATTGTATAAGGCAGCTCTTGACTTACAACCCGCCCTGGAGATGCAATTGTGGAAGGGAGCTTCACTACGGATGCAAGTCTGCCTGCCTATTGTGAATAATGAAGACGGAAAGTGGGATTGTGTTCGTTTGGGATTCATGACTTTACGCCAGGACTTCCGACTGGCTGACCATTGGAAAGGACATCTTACCGGTGGTAATTTTTCGGATGATCGCATGGGACTTGCTGCGGGAGTCGGCTATTTTTCATCGAATGGTCGTTGGACGGTGGAAGGTGAAGGAGGAATTACGGGCTCTTCGCATTTCTATGGTAGCGACTGGAAGATGAGTAAGTGGAAAAGAGTTAACGGACGGCTTAGTGTAGGGTATTATGTGCCGGAAGTGAATACGCAGCTAAGAGTGGAAGGAGCCCGTTTTATTTATGGGGATTATGGAATATGTGGAACGCTTTCACGTTATTTCGGTGAATATATTGTAGGTATATATGGTATGTATACGGATGGAGCAAAGAATGCCGGTTTTAACTTCTCTATTCCATTGCCGGGAAAGAAACGCAAGCGTCATGCGTTGCGGGTGATGCTCCCCGAGTATTTTGCTTTTCAGTACGATATGCGTAGTGGAAATGAATATGCCCACCGTTCGTTGGGTGAAAGCTATAATACCGAACCTAAGTCTGCCGGGAATTCACGTTTTTGGCAGCCGGATTATATCCGTTATTATTTGATTAGAACGAGTGAGAAATGAAACATGATTGATAAATGAACTTGTATTTTAAACAAAATTGAAACATTATGAAAAGTGTAAAATGGTTGTATGTAAGCGCCTTGGCGATAGCCTTTGGCATGTTATCTTTTGGTACGATTGCTTGTCACGACGATGATGACGATCCCAAACCGGAAGAAGGAGAAGTAATTGAAACTCCGAAACCGGTGGTGGAGTATTACATCATGGGTACTGTAACTTCAAAAGGGGTAGGAAAGAATGGGGTGACAGTCAAAGTCGGTGATAAGAATTGCACGACGGATGCGGATGGTAAGTTCTCTGTAACGGAAAGTAACGTGGGAACTTATGAAGTGTCTGTTGCTCCTAACGGTTATCTCTCTCAGAAAACTTCTGTGACAATAGCTGATAATGCGGAAAATCGTAGTGTGCTGACAGTGGCTTTCGCTTTGACAGAAGAGAGCCAGAAAACAGAAGTGAAATTGGACGAAATGGACGAACCAGTTAAGATAGAAGATTCTAGTGCGTCGAATGAGGCTATTCCTACAAAAACAGAAGATTTTGGAAAGGTTGAACCGGAGAACGTTGTTGAGGATATACCTCTTGCAAAAGTGGAAATGGAGATCCCCAAAGGTGCCATTAAAGAAGAAAACCAGACTGTAAGTGGAATTGTGGATGATGGCAAAGTAGAAATTAGTGTAACTACATTTGTTCCTGCTCCCCAAGAAGTTGTTACCGAAGTTGAACCAGCTAAAGAAGAGAGTGTAGATAAGGGGATTCCTTTGGCTGCTGCGCAATTTAAACCTGATGGCTTGCAGTTTGAAAAAGAAAATCCTGTTATTATTTCTATTCCTAATCCTATTCCGGGCATAGCTTTTCCTGACGATTATATGCAACTTACTTATCTGAATCCAGAATCTGGAAAATGGGAAGTAGAAAGACAGGAAGATAATAAAAAAGTAGAGGTTTCTTTGGATGATAATAACAATTATAAGGCTCCTGTTACACACTTCTCTGCCTATGCAATAGAAAATATCGTGAATAGTAAGATTGAAAAAGAAGTAATTCAGAAAGATGAAGCTCTAGGACAGGCAAGCCGTGATAATAGCGAGAATGCAAAAGCCGTGACAGGCATCGTCTTGAAATATACAGAAAAGGCTGGTTGGGACTATGTCGGTGATATTGCCCAGATTATAAAGAACGCATTAGGAAGTGACGCTCCGGAAGCAACTGTTAACGCAATGGCTGCTTACCTAAAAACTCGTATGTACTCATTAATGGGCTCAACATCCGGAATTGTTACAACTGAACGTACATATAATACAGTAAATGTAAATGGTTACACCGAGATGAATTATACTTGTTACGCTAAGACCCGTACGACTACATTGACGACAAAAGTTATATATAACGGGCAGACAAAAACAATATCTATCTCCGCTAAACGCTATACAGGTACTGACCAACAATATAAAACAGTAACTTATAATCCGACACATAGCGGAGGTAAGGGAGGTAGTATTTAAAATCTAATTGGAGATAAGCAGGGCCCTAAATTCATTTGTAGCAATGAATCCCTGCTTTACGCTGATTAGGAAAGTATACAGAGGTACATCATTCCTAATTTGGCCCGTGCATCAGATTTTATTTTGATGCATATTTCCCAAAATATCAACTGTCTGTGAAGATCGTTGATATAATTTTAGATACTGTCTGTCGGACTAATCTAGGTACGATAAGTTTTTAAGATTTAATTTTTAAGATAAAACCCTTTTGAACATGCCCCTTCACTAATAAACCCTTTGGGGCATGTTCATATAGAGTATAGAAGGAGGAAGTCGCTGTGAAGCGGTTTCCTCTTTTGTCTTGAATGACAACGCAGTGTTACTTTAGAAATAATATCCCAAATTCACAAAGCAACTCCCCTTATCCGTCTGATTGGAATATCCCAATGATATTTCCAGCGGTCCGAAGATGCTGTCCATTCCATAGCCTGCGCTGATACCGAATAATTGTTTACCTTTCAAAATCTCAAAGAAATTGCTTTCCGTTAGTCCATAATTCCCTGTCAGGGTGAGGTAATGAATAGAACCCATGCGCTGTCTGAATTTTACGGACGCAATCATGAGAGTGTTGTCCATCAACTCCAGATTATTGACTCCTGCAAATGGCAATTGCTGTGGAATATAGAAACCGGGTACTTCGCCACCAATCGCATTTTGTAAAGGATATGGAAATCCTTTTCCAATCAAGATACGTCCGTAAATGGAAGGAATGACGGAAAAACGACGGGTGATGGGAATGACACTTGCCCACGAAGCGCTCAATGCTGAAAACGGGGCATGTTCGTTGTATTGTGCCATGTTATCCGTATAGAGTGAGTAGGCGGCTTTGAAGTCACTTCCCTTGGCGGGGAAATATCCCTTGTCGTAAGTATTATACTGCACTTGCGCAAAGTAACTCAGAAAATGCTCGGATTCTACGTCCAAACCAATAAATTCCGGTTTCTTGAACAGGAAATCCTTGTATTTGTAATACTCGAAACGGAGTCCGAGCCCGAAGCGGAAATTCTTGTACCATACGTCGGAGAAACCAAATTCGGCTAAATGATACTTATAAGTAGTATTATAGGCACGGTCGCCTTCCTCGTATATGTTGATATCATTGTATTGGAACATGTACGAGAAGTTAAAATTGCGCTGTTGCATCGGTTCGAGCGTATAATCTATACGGGCGGCATACCGTTTACCCAATCGTCCGGTAAGGGACAGGCGGGACGGAATATGGGTTTTGAGGTCTGCCGTTGCATTGAGCAGTAGAGACGCGATTTCTTCCGAATCGAAACGAATCCCCAAATTGATTCTTTTTTCATATTTCGCCTGCAACAGAAAGTTAAGGTGGTAGCCTTCGGGAGTCTCGGTCAATGTATAGCTGGCACTGGAATAAGACTGGCTTCCGCGTAACTGGAACAAGGCTTGTTCTATCTGTTGGGTGGAGATGTCGCTGTTTTCTTTCAAATTACACTTCTTCATCAACCATTTCTTGTCGTCGACTTCCACACCGGTGAAGGAAATGTCCGTTACATAGACAGTGCGTACATTAGAAAGAGAAGAGTAGGGCCCATGTTGTTTGGGTTTATAATCATCCGTTATCCCTATTTTCTTTTTCAAGGCAAGCAGGGAATTCCATTGTTCCCTTGCCGCTTCTTCACCTCTTCGCATCAAGCTATCGATGGCGGCAGGAGTGAAACTGGCGGAAGAATAGCCTTCCACATTCACAC
The DNA window shown above is from Bacteroides faecium and carries:
- a CDS encoding carboxypeptidase-like regulatory domain-containing protein, whose amino-acid sequence is MKSVKWLYVSALAIAFGMLSFGTIACHDDDDDPKPEEGEVIETPKPVVEYYIMGTVTSKGVGKNGVTVKVGDKNCTTDADGKFSVTESNVGTYEVSVAPNGYLSQKTSVTIADNAENRSVLTVAFALTEESQKTEVKLDEMDEPVKIEDSSASNEAIPTKTEDFGKVEPENVVEDIPLAKVEMEIPKGAIKEENQTVSGIVDDGKVEISVTTFVPAPQEVVTEVEPAKEESVDKGIPLAAAQFKPDGLQFEKENPVIISIPNPIPGIAFPDDYMQLTYLNPESGKWEVERQEDNKKVEVSLDDNNNYKAPVTHFSAYAIENIVNSKIEKEVIQKDEALGQASRDNSENAKAVTGIVLKYTEKAGWDYVGDIAQIIKNALGSDAPEATVNAMAAYLKTRMYSLMGSTSGIVTTERTYNTVNVNGYTEMNYTCYAKTRTTTLTTKVIYNGQTKTISISAKRYTGTDQQYKTVTYNPTHSGGKGGSI
- a CDS encoding patatin-like phospholipase family protein, with translation MKKQIFSTLVLSICILLPFSLHSQEQRKKVGVVLSGGGAKGMAHIKALKVIEEAGIPIDYIAGTSMGAIVGGLYAIGYTPEQLDSMVRKQNWTFLLSDRVKRSTMSLTDRERSEKYVISVPFTKTPKDAVAGGIMKGQNLANLFSDLTMGYHDSIDFNKLPIPFACVAADIVNGDQIVFRDGILSTAMRASMAIPGAFTPVRQDSMVLVDGGIVNNYPADVVKAMGADIIIGVDVQNALKTADKLNSVPDILGQIVDITCQTNHEKNVDLTDTYIRVNVEGYSSASFTPAAIDSLMRRGEEAAREQWNSLLALKKKIGITDDYKPKQHGPYSSLSNVRTVYVTDISFTGVEVDDKKWLMKKCNLKENSDISTQQIEQALFQLRGSQSYSSASYTLTETPEGYHLNFLLQAKYEKRINLGIRFDSEEIASLLLNATADLKTHIPSRLSLTGRLGKRYAARIDYTLEPMQQRNFNFSYMFQYNDINIYEEGDRAYNTTYKYHLAEFGFSDVWYKNFRFGLGLRFEYYKYKDFLFKKPEFIGLDVESEHFLSYFAQVQYNTYDKGYFPAKGSDFKAAYSLYTDNMAQYNEHAPFSALSASWASVIPITRRFSVIPSIYGRILIGKGFPYPLQNAIGGEVPGFYIPQQLPFAGVNNLELMDNTLMIASVKFRQRMGSIHYLTLTGNYGLTESNFFEILKGKQLFGISAGYGMDSIFGPLEISLGYSNQTDKGSCFVNLGYYF
- a CDS encoding YjbH domain-containing protein, whose product is MKRIVGIICIFLCGGISLHAQSVRVTGALKELEMENISVVEKSDTITAAFETSVYRGAYNGIGIAIRHLIVMPEVQTLQLVILDNAIPQLCITLPAELIEKYQSGECTLDEVYRDMGMTTSTGTAMHHLKGAKREDSTFGKVDLVLYPGVMLVNNVTYKLYKAALDLQPALEMQLWKGASLRMQVCLPIVNNEDGKWDCVRLGFMTLRQDFRLADHWKGHLTGGNFSDDRMGLAAGVGYFSSNGRWTVEGEGGITGSSHFYGSDWKMSKWKRVNGRLSVGYYVPEVNTQLRVEGARFIYGDYGICGTLSRYFGEYIVGIYGMYTDGAKNAGFNFSIPLPGKKRKRHALRVMLPEYFAFQYDMRSGNEYAHRSLGESYNTEPKSAGNSRFWQPDYIRYYLIRTSEK